From Lolium perenne isolate Kyuss_39 chromosome 5, Kyuss_2.0, whole genome shotgun sequence, a single genomic window includes:
- the LOC139831763 gene encoding uncharacterized protein — protein sequence MCRSYNPSVLFLCETKKRSKEMDKLKWSLGFPNGVSVDCDGRSGGLALWWKEGVEVSVRPWCQMYIDAKITYEGKTWRFTGIYGEPRTELRSQTWEALRYLRMQDDLPWLCVGDFNEILVATEQCGGNPRSHAQMEAFRHCLEFCGLQDMGYKGYDFT from the coding sequence ATGTGCAGGTCCTACAACCCCTCAGTTCTGTTCCTCTGTGAGACAAAAAAGAGATCAAAAGAGATGGACAAACTGAAATGGAGTCTTGGTTTCCCCAACGGTGTGTCTGTTGACTGTGATGGTAGGAGTGGTGGTCTAGCGCTATGGTGGAAGGAAGGTGTTGAGGTATCCGTGCGACCCTGGTGCCAGATGTATATCGATGCCAAGATTACGTATGAAGGAAAAACCTGGAGGTTCACTGGCATCTATGGGGAGCCAAGAACCGAGTTAAGATCACAGACGTGGGAGGCTCTAAGGTATCTCCGGATGCAAGATGACTTACCTTGGCTGTGTGTGGGAGATTTTAATGAGATCCTTGTTGCTACTGAACAATGTGGAGGTAatccaagaagtcatgcacagatGGAAGCGTTTCGGCACTGCCTGGAATTCTGTGGCCTCCAAGACATGGGCTATAAGGGTTATGATTTTACATGA